The proteins below are encoded in one region of Corynebacterium felinum:
- a CDS encoding PspA/IM30 family protein, translating to MANPLSKGWKYLTSALDAKIDENADPKVQIQQAVNAAKQAHQEIAKQAAAVIGNKNQLEMKLNRLIQDQQKLQENARQAITLADQAQAAGDSEKVGTFTQTAEVYATQLVSVEEELENTKALHQQAVQNAEAAKVQLQQSEARLTQQLAEAEQLMRQAQQAKMQESATKAMDHMAEFTVDDNVPTLDSVRAKIESRYAHALGAQELMEGSMGERMAEIDAAGTDMKANARLDEIRAQMASETKQLEEDKRQQALEAADEVLAEANAEQEAAAESDADAPAQAESQETNESKES from the coding sequence ATGGCAAACCCATTAAGCAAGGGCTGGAAGTATCTCACCTCAGCATTGGACGCGAAGATTGACGAAAACGCCGACCCGAAGGTGCAGATCCAACAAGCCGTGAATGCGGCCAAGCAAGCGCACCAGGAAATCGCTAAGCAAGCCGCAGCTGTGATTGGTAACAAGAATCAGTTGGAAATGAAACTGAATCGCCTGATTCAGGATCAGCAGAAGCTGCAGGAAAACGCACGCCAGGCTATTACGTTGGCTGATCAGGCGCAGGCTGCGGGCGATAGTGAGAAGGTGGGAACGTTCACTCAAACAGCTGAGGTGTATGCCACCCAGTTGGTCAGTGTGGAAGAAGAGCTGGAAAATACTAAGGCTTTGCATCAGCAGGCTGTTCAGAATGCGGAAGCCGCGAAGGTGCAGCTGCAGCAGTCTGAGGCGCGTTTGACCCAGCAGTTGGCCGAAGCTGAGCAGCTGATGCGTCAGGCGCAGCAGGCGAAGATGCAGGAGTCTGCCACCAAAGCTATGGATCATATGGCGGAATTTACGGTGGATGATAATGTGCCCACGCTTGATAGTGTGCGTGCAAAGATTGAGTCCCGTTACGCTCATGCCCTCGGTGCCCAGGAATTGATGGAGGGCAGCATGGGCGAGCGTATGGCTGAGATCGATGCTGCTGGTACTGATATGAAGGCGAATGCTCGTCTTGATGAGATCCGGGCGCAGATGGCAAGTGAAACTAAGCAGTTGGAAGAAGACAAGCGCCAGCAGGCTCTTGAGGCTGCGGATGAGGTTCTAGCTGAGGCGAATGCCGAGCAGGAGGCAGCGGCCGAGTCTGACGCGGATGCACCAGCTCAGGCTGAATCGCAGGAGACCAACGAGTCTAAGGAATCTTAA